The following nucleotide sequence is from Bacteroidota bacterium.
GTCATTGGAGCTTCGATTATACTGTGCAATGGCAAAGCAGCAAGCGTATACCCTCCACCGAATCTAACCCCGAAGCTTATCGTCTCAGTAGCCATTCACCCTCTTTTTTCCTGATGAATGCACAAGTGAGTAAGCAATGGGCTGAAAAATACGATGTGTATTTAGGGGTAGAAAATATTCTTGGGTTTAAACAACCGAACCCAATACTTGCTTCATCTGACCCTTTTGGCGAGTATTTCGATGCTTCGCTTATCTGGGGACCCGTTTTTGGTCGTATGGTTTATGCCGGTGTAAGACTTCGTATACCCTAGTAATTGAAGGTAGAAAATATATTTCAGGCAGATGCAATAGCCAGGTAAGATACTTTTACTCCAGGTGTGCGCAACAGCTCTTCCATACAAGCCTCAGAGGTAGCCCCAGTGGTAACCACATCGTCCACTACCAGAAGGTGCTTACCTCTTAACACTTCGGGTCGGGTTACCTGAAAGGCTCCTTCTACATTCAACCAGCGTTCGTAGCGGGTTTTGGCTGTTTGGCTGCGGGTGGCTTTGCAGCGGATGACTGCCTCATTTTCAAGAGGTATGTTTAAAATGGTGCTTAAGCCTTTCGCAATCATTTCGCTCTGGTTATAACCTCTTTTACGTTGGCGCGAAACATGCAATGGGATTGGAATAATCAAATCGGCAAGGGCATAGGGTGTACCCTGAAGTTTAACACCTGAAATTTTACCCAGCACAATGCCAATTTCGTTTTTCCCTTTGTATTTTAAATTGTGGATTAGATGCTGCAAAGCACTGCCTTTTTCAAAAAATAATACCGAAGCAGCATTCTCCAAACCAATTCTACCCCAGAATAAAGATGAAACTGGATTATCGGCAGATTTCCAATAATGTGTAAAAGGCAATTTAGCCAGGCAAGAAGTACAAATCCTGTTTTCGTTGCCGGCTAAAGGGTCGCCACAAGCATCACAGAGCCCGGGAAACAACAAATTTAAAAATGCCTTAAAGTAGCTTGTTAGGACCAACTATCAATTTATTTTAATTTCATGTGTTACCTTGAACGATTTGCGATACATGGCACTCACACCACAATACTTCTCCTGCGACAGGTTGATGGCTTTTTCGAGTTTATCCAAGGGTAAATCGTTACCACCGAATTTGTAAACAATGTGCATGTGGGTATAAACTTTCGGATGATCTTCGGTCATTTCGGCCGATACATCTACATCGAAACTGTCGAGCTTAACTTTCATTTTCTCTAAAATCGACACTACATCCATGCCTGTGCAACCAGCAAGTGCAAGGAGCATAAGTGGTTTAGGCCGTGGTCCTTTTTCATCGCCGCCAGATTCTTTTTTTGCATCTACTTGAATTGTATGTCCATCAATTTCGGCAGAAAAACTCATTTTTCCTGTCCAGTTTACATTCAGTGTTTCTTTCATAATTTTTAGTCTAATCATTTATTGGATTCCAATCGAGAGAACAAGAAAATTGCTGAAACGTTCATTTCTAAAAAGCACAAAAAGCCTTCACACTTGAATAAGAAGTTGATAAGCAGTTGTTTTGAAAGATACAAAATTACCTGTGTGATACAGAATAAAAATCAGCAATATTTTATGGAAAGTCAATGAAGCTCCCCGCAGCAAGCTGACGAGGTATCTGCAAAGGAATTTATTTTATTCGCCTCAAGAGGCGGGGTATTTACCCGTGCACCCGCTTTCAGTCCCGATGTAACCTATAATCCGCATCTGTATGAAAGAACGTCAATCAGAGTGCGTCATTGCGAATGAAATGAAGCAATCTTTTATTAGAGCCGATTGCCACTCCGCCTTAGGCGGATAGCATTGACAGCAGACATGCGGATTTTAGGGTAAATCGGGATTCGACTATAAAATTTCATTTCGTGAACTCATGAAATTTAAGTCTCACGAATAAAATAATTCGTACTAAACCCTTATCTTTCGGCGTTTATGCAAAAAAATTCTTAGGTTTAGCCAAGATTTTTTATCTTTAATACTGCCTATACAAATTTTGAAAACCAATTTGCTATGATGAAATCTTCGAATGAATCAGTCAATATTCGTCAGTTTTTACATGAAAACACTGTTTTCAAACACCTTACACAAAAAGAACTGGAATTGATACCTGTCGATGAGGACCCGGATTTCTATCAACGCAACGAACTTTTATACGAAGAAGGGAGCCGTATCAATGGTTTTTATTGTGTTTTGCGCGGTATTGTTAAGATTTTTAAAACTGGCTTTGACGGAAAAGATATGATTATTCGCTTTGCCAAACCTGGCGATATCATGGGTTTTCGTTCTACCATCACCGGCGAATTGGCCTGTACATCTACCAAGGTGATCGAAGATTCGGCGGTGTGTTACATCCCTGGCGATCTGGTGAAATCGTTTGTGCGCAGCAATGGCGATTTTGCCATGGACCTTCTCGAACTAGCCTGCAAAGAGCTGGGCGAAGCCAACGACTATATTACCGACATTGCCCAAAAAACTGTACGCGAGCGCCTGGCCGAGGTGCTGATACACCTGAAGTGGACTTTTAACCTCGATAGCGATAATTTCCTGCAAATATCTCTTACACGCGAAGAGCTGGCTAACCTGGTGGGCACTGCCACCGAGTCGGTAATTCGCTTGCTCTCCGAATTTAAGCAAGACCGACTCATCGAATTGCATGGCCGGAAAATTAAAATTGTAGACGAGGCCAAGCTGATTAAAATAGGAAACATGCATTATTAATGTATAGTTTTGTTGCGATAATTTTGGTTGACAGTTGGAGTAGAACCATTTGTCTGCTCCTTTAAGCCTAAAAAGTATATGGAATTTAAAGAATTACTTTTGCCTTTCGGTCTTACTTTGTTTGCGGGTTTGGCTACAGGCATTGGAAGCGCCATTGCTTTTTTTGCGAAAACAACCAATACCCGTTTTTTATCCGTAGCCCTTGGCTTTTCGGCAGGTGTAATGATTTATGTGGCCCTTGTGGAAATTTTTCAGAAAGCACGTACTTCGCTCGAATCGGCCTATGGAGAGCCCATGGGGTATTGGATTACAGCACTGGCTTTTTTTGGAGGCATTCTGCTAATTGCTATCATCGATAAAATGGTGCCGAGTTATGAAAACCCCCACGAACTCAAAAAGGTTGAAGATGTTAACAAGCAGAACTTCGATAAAAAAAAGCTGATGCGCCTGGGCCTTTTTTCAGCTCTGGCTATTGGGATTCACAACTTTCCGGAAGGATTGGCCACTTTTATTGCTGCCGTGCACGAACCAGCCTATGGTATAGCCATTGCGGTAGCCATTGCCATTCATAACATTCCTGAAGGGATTGCTGTGTCGGTGCCAGTTTATTATGCTACCGGCGACAAAAAAAAGGCTTTCAGGCTTTCCTTTCTTTCGGGCCTTGCTGAGCCTGTTGGCGCTGCAGTAGGCTACCTGCTTTTACTCCCATTTATGAGTGAGGCCCTCTTTGGAATTTTATTTGCCTCGGTTGCCGGTATCATGGTATTTATTTCGCTCGATGAGCTTTTGCCTGCAGCCCGCGAATATGGACGTCCGCACTGGGCTATTTACGGCCTTATTGCCGGTATGATGATCATGAGTGCCAGCCTGATATTGTTTATTTAAACCCATGAAATATAATTTGAGGTCTTGGTTGCATGTAGCGCTTCAAATTGGCATATTCTTTTATCTGTTTATTACTACTCGTTTTTACTGGCATCTGCTTTCCCTGCTTTTTATGGCAGCTGGTTTTGTACTTGCTGTTTGGGCTATTTACCAGTTTCGAAAAGGTGTTCTTACTGCTTTTCCTGATCCTATGCCCGGGATTTCGCTTATCTTGAGCGGGCCTTACAGTAAAATTCGTCATCCGATGTACAGCTCTCTTTTTATGGGATTGACGGGCTTGCTATTATTGGACTTTAGCTGGTGGCGAATAGTTATTGCTGTTTTTTTTACTGTGAACCAGGTTTTGAAACTTCTTTACGAAGAAAAAATGCTGTTGCAACGAATGCCCGAGTATCAAAAATACATGCAAAACACCTGGCGACTCTTTCCATTTATTTACTAGACTGCCCATGAACCGGGCGTAAATACTTTATTTTTAAATAAATATAGATATTAGTAAAAAAGCATTACCTTTGTGCCGATTTAAAAACCCTTCCATTATTTTAATCCTCACATCAAGTAATTAGAATTATAAATTTGGGTCCCGTTAAAAGTCCGGCGTGGAGTTTTTTCAGGATCTGATTAAACTATTAGTATGACTTTTAACGAAACTGGTTTAAACGAAGCAATTCTTCGTGCTATAGCCGAAATGGGATTTATTAATCCCACACCCATTCAGGAAAAAACAATTCCTCAGATTTTAGAATCGAAAAACGACCTTGTGGCACTTGCCCAAACAGGCACCGGAAAAACCGCTGCCTTTGGTTTGCCGGTATTGCAACTCACCGAAATCGGGAACAAAGATGTTCAGACTCTGGTGCTTTGTCCAACACGCGAATTGGGTCTGCAGATTACAAAAGATCTTCAGAATTTTTCGAAGTATATAAAAGGCTTTAAAGTAGTGCCTGTATATGGCGGTGCAGCCATAGTCAATCAAATCAGAGAGGTGAAAGCCGGCGCCCATGTGGTGGTTGGCACACCGGGGCGTACACTCGATCTTATCAAACGAAAAGTGCTTAAGCTCGAAAATATTCGCTGGCTGATTCTGGACGAAGCCGACGAAATGCTTAATATGGGTTTTAAAGAAGACCTCGATGCCATTTTACAGGGTACACCTGCCAGCAGGCAAACACTCTTATTTTCGGCAACAATGCCAAAAGAAATTGAGCGCATCTCCAAAAACTACATGAAGAATCCCGACCAACTATCGGTAGGTAAACGCAATGCTGGTGCCGATAATGTCAAGCACGAGTATTACATGGTACGGGCAAAAGACCGCTACGAGACTCTTAAGCGGGTGGCCGATATCAATCCAAATATTTACGGTATTGTTTTTTGTCGTACCCGTGCCGAAACCAAAGAAGTAGCCGATAAGCTGATGCAGGATGGTTACAATGCCGATACTCTTCATGGCGATTTAAGCCAGGCACAACGCGATTATGTCATGGGCCGTTTTCGTCAGAAACACCTGCAGATATTGGTAGCTACTGACGTGGCAGCTCGTGGTTTGGATGTGAACGATCTTTCGCATGTAATCAACTATAATCTCCCGGATGATCTGGAAGTATACGTGCACCGCAGCGGTCGCACCGGCCGTGCAGGGAAAAGTGGCATTTCAATTTCCATTGTGCATACCAAGGAAACTGGTCATATTCGCGAGTTGGAACGCATGACCCAAAAGAAATTCGAGCAAAAGCAAGTACCCGATGGACGGGCCATCTGCGAGAAACAACTTTTTCATCTGGTAGATATTGTAGAGAATATTCATGTTGACAATCAACAAATTGAACAATACCTTCCGGTTATTTTTAAGAAACTTGAATGGCTCGATAGGGAAGAACTCATCAAGCATTTTGTTTCGGTAGAGTTTAACCGCTTTTTAGCTTATTATAAAGATGCTCCCGATCTGAATGTAAAAGCGGGCGCCGAAAGAAACGAAATCAGACAGGAAAAGGGCAGCAGGAGCCGAGTTAAATTTGCACGTTTTCACATCAACATTGGTACCAACAACAAAGCCAATGCTTCGTATTTGCTCAACATGATTAACGATGTGGTTCCTGGCGGAAAAATTGAAATCGGGAAAATAGACATTTTACGTAATTTCTCGTTTTTCGAAGCCGATAGCAACCACGAACAAACAATTCTGAAAGCCTTTCAGAATACGTTTATCGAAGATTTACCCATAGTAGTTACCAAATCGAAGGCAGATAAAACTGAAGGTGAATTTCGCGAACGAAACGGTGGTGGCGGAAGGGCAAACTTTCCCGATAAGAATAAGAAACGCAAACGCAAACAATGGTAAAATATATAAAAGGTGCTCACAAGGCACCTTTTTTATTTTATTGGGGGCTGTAATTGGATTAAAAATGAACCATGCTGCTAATATCGAATTCGCTGCCTACATGCTTACGTCCTTTTAAAAAGTCGAGCTCTACAATGTAGTTCAAGTATACTTCTTCGGGTTTAAAATGCATGAGCAATTCGAGGGCGGCCTTTGAAGTGCCTCCTGTGGCAAGTAAATCGTCGTGCAGCAGAATTATTTCTCCGGGTTCAATGGCATCCCGGTGGATTTCGATAGAATCTTCGCCATATTCAAGCATGTAGGATACAGAATATTTTTCAGCCGGTAATTTGCCTTTTTTTCTGATGGGCACAAAACCGGCTCCAAGTCTTGCGGCAAGCGCACCACCTAAAATAAATCCGCGCGACTCGATACCAACTACTTTGGTTATGCCACGCCCCATGTACATTTCCGATATTTCTTCGATTAAAAAGTGAAATATTTCGGGTTGTTTCATTGCAGTAGTGAGGTCTTTAAACTGTATTCCTTTTTTAGGATAATCCGGCACGTTGCGTATTGCGGCCTTCACATGTTCAATGGTAATCATATCTCTTTGTTGATATTCTGAATTTTAGTTCGAATATCAGCAAGATTTTGCGAAATAACAAATTGGGGTAATTACCTTATAATCCCTCAAAAAATCTTGTTTGTGAGCATAATCCACCTGCCTTGTGGCTTATAACTTTTTTGAGCCTTCAGAAATTTCTGGTTTATCTTGCATAAAATATTCTGTTATGGTGCTGAATTATATCTGGATTGGCTTTTTTCTGGTTGCTTTTATGGTAGCTCTTTTGCGGGTGGCCGGATATTACCTGCAGCAGCATGTCGACTGGTTCGGATCGATTGTGTTTGATGCTGCCGACCGCGATGTGTTTGGAGCTATTGTCGATTCAAGCTTTGTAATGGCCGAAAGCAGCGTTAAAATTACCATTTACCTTATCGGTATCATGGCCCTGTGGCTGGGCATTATGAAGATTGGTGAAAAGGGTGGTGCGGTTCAGGTGCTAGCCCGTATTACATCGCCTTTCTTTACACGTATTTTTCCTGAAGTACCAAAGGATCATCCGGCCATGGGCAGTATGCTCATGAACATAACCGCCAATATGCTTGGCCTTGACAATGCAGCCACACCACTTGGTTTAAAAGCCATGAACGAGTTGCAACAACTCAACAAACAACCCGATACTGCCTCGAATGCGCAGATTATGTTTTTGGTGTTGAATGCTTCAGGGCTCACTATTATTCCTGTAAGCATTATGGGCTTACGTGCTGCAGCTAATGCGGCCAATCCGGCCGATGTATTTTTACCTATTTTAATGGCTACTTTTGTTTCCACTCTTGTGGGTTTGGTTTTAGTTTCATTGATACAACGCATTAACCTCTTTCACAAAATTGTGTTAGCCTATTTGGGCGGTACAGCATTATTTATCGCTTCCTTGTTTTTTCTGCTTGCTCACCTCGATAAAAGTCAGATAGAAATAGTTTCGCGCTTTGCGGGCAGCTTTATCATTTTTTCCATCATTATCTTTTTCTTTTTATTGGCCATTCGGAAAAAAATTAACCTGTACGAGGTTTTTATCGAAGGTGCACGTGAGGGTTTTGAGGTGGCTGTTAAAATAATTCCTTATTTGGTGGCCATGCTCTTTGCCATTGGTGTTTTCAGAGCCTCTGGCACGCTCGACTGGATTGTGGGTGGGTTCCAATACTTCTTTGCTGCTATGGGTTTCGATACGCGGTTTGTACCTGCCTTGCCCACTGCGCTAATGAAACCCCTGAGCGGAAGCGGTGCCCGGGGTATGATGGTGGAAACAATGCAAAACTACGGTGCCGATTCTTTTGCCGGTCGATTGTCGTCGATCTTTCAGGGTAGTACCGAAACTACCTTTTATATTATTGCCGTGTATTTTGGATCGGTAAACATTCGTAAAACCCGCTATGCTGTTACAGCCGGGCTTGTTGCTGACCTGGCTGGTGTGATTGCAGCCATATTTGTGGCCTATCTGTTCTTCGGAAATTAGGAGAGAAAAATTTTAACAGGGGATTTATGGAATTCATATAGTCGCTGCATCTGTACTGTAAATATTAATCGCATACATTATGAAACGAGCATGATTCGTTAAACACAAACAAGGATGAATTGAAAATCGACGTAGTCAAAATTCATCATGTGTGTTCCATTCAACCTTATTAATAAATTATTCACAAATGAAAAACTTATTTTTACTATTGGTTCTTACTGCTTATAGTTTAGGCACTTGGGCCAACAATCCCTCTAAAATAAACCAGGTAATTGTTTACCAGCAGGGTGCTAAAATCACAAGCGAAGCAAACGTTAAACTCCTCGCAGGCAATAACGAAATAATCATCAGCAACCTTCCGGTTGGCATGGATCCGAATAGTATCCAGGTGAAGGTAAGTGGTTCTGCAATTCTTTTGTCGGCCAGTGTTCGAACGCGCTTACTCGAAAATAAAGAATTACCAATACGCACCAAACAAATCGAAGATTCCATTATAGCCATCGACAATGAAGTGCTTTGGCTAAAAAGCGAAAAGGCAGTGTACGAAGGAGAAGAAAAAATAATTCTGGCCAACCAGAAACTCGGAAACGAGCAACAAAAAATGCAGGTAGAAGAATTAGTGAAACTCTCGGAATTTTTTCGCACCCGCCTTCTGGATATTCACCAGAAAAACTTTAACATCGACAAAAAAGTCGACCAACTCATGCTTATGCGCTTACTTCTGTCCCAAAAACTGGATGAACTCCGGAATTCTGAAAAAAAATCGGTTGGTGAATTGGTAATTAATATTAGCTCGAAAGAAGCTGTTAGCCAGAAATTATTCTTTAATTATCTGATTTACGATGCCGGGTGGACACCTCTTTACGATGTAAGGGCCGAAGGTACAAACAAACCCATGCAACTGATTTACAAGGCTAATGTTTACCAGTCCAGTGGCATCGATTGGAGCGGTGTGCAACTCACAATATCTACAGGTAACCCTACTGCAAGTAAGGATAGACCAGTATTGTATCCCTGGTTTATCGACTTTGTACATTCCTGGAATTATTCCGATGAATATTCTGCAGATAAAAGGTCAGTTGCTGCTCAAAACCTTTATCAGGGTGCTATGCCCGCCGAAGTTGTTTCGGAGGATGTAGAAGAATCTGCACCAGTACCCTATCTTGTGCAGGAAACTAACAACCGAATGTCGGCAGAATATCGTATCGACATTGCCCAGGACATACCTTCCGATGGCAACAACCATCTGGTGGCCATTCAGGCCTACGAGCTAAACTCAAATTATGTATACCATGCGGTGCCGAAACTCGATCCGGGAGCATTTTTATTGGCAAAAGTGGCCGACTATGGAAAATTCAACCTTTTACCAGGTCCTTCAAACCTCTTTTTAGAGGGTATGTACATGGGACAATCGTACCTCAATCCGGTTACTACAGTAGATTCCATGCTCCTCTCGTTGGGTCAAGACGATAAAATCTCCATCAAGCGCACTCAATTGCAGGATTTTACTTCGAAACAACAAATAGCCGGTACAATAAAAGAGTCTCGAGGCTTTGAGATTTCGGTACGCAATAACAATACTTTTGCCATCGACATCGAGGTGCTTGATCAGATGCCTATCTCGAAATCGAAAGAAATAGAAGTAAAAGCAGAAGATATTGGTGGAGCGATTTACGATTCAAACTACGGATCGGTACTCTGGAAATTGAACCTTAAACCAGGTGAAACAAAGATTATCAGGTTTGCCTATTCGGTCAAATATCCGAAAGATAAAAACATCGATATTTTGTAATTAAGTAGGGAAAAAAACAAAAAAAGCATGGTGATATCGCCATGCTTTTGTATGCTCTTATTGCATTAGCTATTAGGACCGATATGGAAATACAATCCGAAATTAATTACCTGGTTGTACCATGCCCCTTCGCTGTAGGGCGAACCTGAGTAAGTGGCGCGCACCGGAAACAGTGAATAGTTCCATCGGAGGTTTAAATCGAAGCGTTGGAAAAACCGGTAATTGATACCAAATAGAATGGCTGTTTCAAAGGAATTAGGACCTTCTCCTTCATCCCATTCAAACCAGGCTCCATCGAAGTATTGTGCCTTGTACAAATAGTTAAAAGAGAGCCCGCCTTCAAGTTTAAGGTTTTTCGCAGCTTCGTAGGTGCCCATAATAGGAACATCGATGTAGTTAAGCCTTATTTTTGCCGGATAATTTGGATGCTTGCTGCCCGGGGCTGAACCTTTTGGGGAGTATTTTATTTCGAGCTGTGCTCCGAATTTGTCCTGAAGGTCGGTATTTACAAATGCCCCGGCAAGAATTCCGCCTTTAAAAAATCCCACCCAGGTGTCGCCATCGATTTGTGAAGCATTCATACCAACCAAAATTCCTCCCTGAAAGCGCTGTGCTGAGGCTGTTACTGATAGCATGAACAATACCGGGAGAAGAAGGTGTCTAAGTTTCATGGGAAATTTTTTAGGTGATTAGGTTGATAATTCAAAGCTACGATTTTGTTGAATCACTATGTTTTATTTTAAATTTTCTTCTCAGAGTCTTTCTACTGGTTATTCCGAGTGTTTCATATAGGTCTGTAATTTCTCTGTCAATACCTTCACACCTTTTCCTGCCGGTTCTTTAATGTATTCTATCTTTCGGCCAGAAGGGGTATTCACCTCGTTGGGGTCGATCACAAAAACCGGAGCATTTGAAGGAGCATACTGCACCAGCGAAGCTGCAGGATACACCACCAAAGAGGAGCCAATTACCACAAAAATGTCTGCTTGAGAAGCAATACGGCAGGCTTCATCCATGGCGGGTACTGCCTCTCCAAACCAAACTATGTCCGGGCGAAGCTGAAATCCTTTTTCGCAGTTATCGCCTTTATTTATAGACTTGTAACCAATGTCGTAAACCAGGTTTTCGTCGCCTATGCTGCGTACCCTGGTTAAAATGCCATGCAGGTGCAGCACTTTTTTGCTTCCTGCCTGCTCGTGAAGGTTGTCGACATTCTGTGTAATAATGTGCACATCGAAATATTTTTCCAACTCAACAAGTCCGAGATGACCTTCATTCGGATGGGCATCTTTTAATTGGGCACGTCGTTCGTTGTAAAATTTTAATACCAGCTCCATGTCGCGGTTCCATCCCTGAGGGCTTGCCACCTCCATCACATCGTAATTCTCCCAGAGGCCTCCCATATCGCGAAAGGTTTTAAGGCCGCTTTCGGCACTCATTCCTGCACCACTAAGTATTACAAGCTTTTGCATTGAATTTCGTTTCATGTAAAAATAAGTCAAATCAGTGAGACTATAATTTTAGAAATCCTGAGAATTAGTGATGAACTAAAATTATCAAGTCGAACTGATCCCGATGCGAAGCAATCGGGAACTATAGGTCATATTGGCTTTGCCGAGCTTTTCCATTGTAAATAGGTATCGAAAAATATTAGGGGATATTTCGGGTAAAGCTGCAGTTATGATAAGTTAAGGTATCTTTTCGTATTTTTAGGCCCTTAAATCTATTTCATGATAAATCGCGAAACCGTTGATCGAATTTTTGCCACTGCCGATATTGTTGAGGTAATCAGCGATTTTGTGAAACTTAAAAAATCGGGCACTAACTACAAGGGACTAAGTCCTTTTTCGAGCGAGAAAACACCCTCGTTTTTTGTAAGCCCTTCGAAAGGAATTTTTAAATGTTTTAGTTCCGGATTGGGTGGCAATTCGGTCAAGTTTTTAATGGAGCACGAAAGGCTTTCGTACCCCGAAGCGCTTAAATACCTCGCGAAAAAATACAACATCGAGATTGTTGAAAAGGAACTTACTTCGGAGGATGTAAAGGAACGAAACGAGCGTGAAAGCCTATTGGCTGCTACTGATTTTGCCCGCAATCAGTTTACCGAATGGCTTTGGAAGCGCGACGAAGGAAAAGCCATCGGGTTGGCTTATTTTAAGGAACGTGGATTTAGGGAAAGTACCATCGAAAAATTTCAGCTGGGCTATTCGCTCGAAGCCCGCGATGCCTTTACCAATCTTGCACTTGAAAAAGGATACAAGCTCGAATACCTCCTAAAAACAGGTTTGTCGATCGAAAAAAATAATTACCGTTTCGACCGGTTTTCGGGCCGTGTAATTTTTCCAATACATAGTTTATCTGGGCAGGTTGTTGGTTTCGGCGGACGTGTACTCAAGAAAGACGAAAAAACAGCCAAGTACCTCAATTCGCCCGAATCGGAAATATACCATAAAAGTCACCTGCTTTATGGTTTGTATTATGCCCGCCAAGCCATTATCAAACACGACAGTTGTTTTTTGGTCGAGGGTTATACCGATGTCATCAGTCTGCACCAGGCAGGTATCGAAAACGTAGTAGCCTCGTCGGGTACTGCCCTTAGCGCCGAGCAGATAAGGCTGATTAAACGGTTTACAAAAAACATAACAGTGCTTTACGATGGCGATGAGGCGGGCATCAAGGCCTCTTTGCGGGGTATCGACCTCATACTCGAAGAAGGCATGAACGTTAAAGTACTGCTCTTGCCCGAAGGCGAAGATCCCGATTCCTTTGCCCGCTCCCATAGCCATACCGAGTTTTTTGAGTTTATCGAAAAGAACGAAAGCGATTTTATTCGCTTTAAAACCCGTTTATTGATAAAGGATGCTGAGAACGATCCGATTAAACGGGCACGACTTATCAGCGAAATTGTAAAGACCATTGCCGTGATCCCCGATTCCATAGTGCGCAGCGTGTATTTGCGTGAGTGCAGCAAACTTATGGATATCGAGGAGAAAATTCTTTACGACGAAACTTATAAAATTCGCCGCACTAAATACCAGGAACAGGAAAGACGGTACAAACCCACCCAACCCCAAAATGCTTCTGTTCAGCAATCGGGCGAGATTGTACTTAACCTGGGTCATGAGTTTAAGCATGAGTACGACATTATGCGAGTATTGCTGAATTTCGGAAACAGCGAACTACTGATTGGTGAAGAATCAGTGAGCGTGGCACAATACGTGGTGAATGAACTTCGTGAAGACAGCCTCGAATTTCTTCATCCGGTTTATCGGCGAATTTTCGAAACAATAACCGGCTGGGTCGACCGCAAAATGCGCATCGATAACAATTACCTGGTAATGAACGAAGACATCGAAATTACCTCGACCGCCGTTGAAATGATGACTACCAGCTACGATGAGCAGATGAGTGTACTATGGAGCAAGCACGATGTAAAGCTGGAAACGGAAGAGATGAAACTAAAAAGTATCGTGCCGGAATTAGTGACTTCCTTTAAAAATAAAAAACTCCATCTCCTGCTTTCCGAAACACAAGACGAAATTCAGAGTGCCCAGGACAGGCACGACCGGGAATCGATTGAATTATTAATGCAAAAATTTACCTTGCTTAACGAGCTAAAGAAAAGCATTAGTAAAGAGTTGGGCGATAGGATTATTTTATAGGCTTCCTGCAACCGCGGTTCGGCTAAAGCAAGCCTTTTCGCGATATTCCTATGTTTTTTTCTTCGAGGTGTTCGCCTTCGGGTTCAATGTGAATGGCCACATCAAATACATCAGGAATTTCTTTTTTTAGCAGGTTTTCTGCACAATGCGAAATACGGTGTGCTTCTGCAAGGGTCATCTGCCCATCCATTTCGATGTCGATATTGATATTCTTTTTTGGTCCTATTTTTCTGATTCGCAAGCGATGCGGGTTTTTAACTCCTTCGATGGAATCGAGCAGCTGAAAGACTTTCTCATAAATTTCCTTGTCCACATTGCCATCCATCAATTCAACATTGGTTTGTAAGAATATTCGTATAGCTACCCACAAAATCCAAAGACTTACCAAAAGCGCTGCGATTGGATCTAACATGGGCAATTGAAACACATGGGTGAA
It contains:
- a CDS encoding DUF4139 domain-containing protein; the protein is MKNLFLLLVLTAYSLGTWANNPSKINQVIVYQQGAKITSEANVKLLAGNNEIIISNLPVGMDPNSIQVKVSGSAILLSASVRTRLLENKELPIRTKQIEDSIIAIDNEVLWLKSEKAVYEGEEKIILANQKLGNEQQKMQVEELVKLSEFFRTRLLDIHQKNFNIDKKVDQLMLMRLLLSQKLDELRNSEKKSVGELVINISSKEAVSQKLFFNYLIYDAGWTPLYDVRAEGTNKPMQLIYKANVYQSSGIDWSGVQLTISTGNPTASKDRPVLYPWFIDFVHSWNYSDEYSADKRSVAAQNLYQGAMPAEVVSEDVEESAPVPYLVQETNNRMSAEYRIDIAQDIPSDGNNHLVAIQAYELNSNYVYHAVPKLDPGAFLLAKVADYGKFNLLPGPSNLFLEGMYMGQSYLNPVTTVDSMLLSLGQDDKISIKRTQLQDFTSKQQIAGTIKESRGFEISVRNNNTFAIDIEVLDQMPISKSKEIEVKAEDIGGAIYDSNYGSVLWKLNLKPGETKIIRFAYSVKYPKDKNIDIL
- a CDS encoding PorT family protein, translating into MKLRHLLLPVLFMLSVTASAQRFQGGILVGMNASQIDGDTWVGFFKGGILAGAFVNTDLQDKFGAQLEIKYSPKGSAPGSKHPNYPAKIRLNYIDVPIMGTYEAAKNLKLEGGLSFNYLYKAQYFDGAWFEWDEGEGPNSFETAILFGINYRFFQRFDLNLRWNYSLFPVRATYSGSPYSEGAWYNQVINFGLYFHIGPNS
- a CDS encoding NAD-dependent deacylase, translating into MQKLVILSGAGMSAESGLKTFRDMGGLWENYDVMEVASPQGWNRDMELVLKFYNERRAQLKDAHPNEGHLGLVELEKYFDVHIITQNVDNLHEQAGSKKVLHLHGILTRVRSIGDENLVYDIGYKSINKGDNCEKGFQLRPDIVWFGEAVPAMDEACRIASQADIFVVIGSSLVVYPAASLVQYAPSNAPVFVIDPNEVNTPSGRKIEYIKEPAGKGVKVLTEKLQTYMKHSE
- a CDS encoding DNA primase; translated protein: MINRETVDRIFATADIVEVISDFVKLKKSGTNYKGLSPFSSEKTPSFFVSPSKGIFKCFSSGLGGNSVKFLMEHERLSYPEALKYLAKKYNIEIVEKELTSEDVKERNERESLLAATDFARNQFTEWLWKRDEGKAIGLAYFKERGFRESTIEKFQLGYSLEARDAFTNLALEKGYKLEYLLKTGLSIEKNNYRFDRFSGRVIFPIHSLSGQVVGFGGRVLKKDEKTAKYLNSPESEIYHKSHLLYGLYYARQAIIKHDSCFLVEGYTDVISLHQAGIENVVASSGTALSAEQIRLIKRFTKNITVLYDGDEAGIKASLRGIDLILEEGMNVKVLLLPEGEDPDSFARSHSHTEFFEFIEKNESDFIRFKTRLLIKDAENDPIKRARLISEIVKTIAVIPDSIVRSVYLRECSKLMDIEEKILYDETYKIRRTKYQEQERRYKPTQPQNASVQQSGEIVLNLGHEFKHEYDIMRVLLNFGNSELLIGEESVSVAQYVVNELREDSLEFLHPVYRRIFETITGWVDRKMRIDNNYLVMNEDIEITSTAVEMMTTSYDEQMSVLWSKHDVKLETEEMKLKSIVPELVTSFKNKKLHLLLSETQDEIQSAQDRHDRESIELLMQKFTLLNELKKSISKELGDRIIL
- a CDS encoding spore maturation protein, producing the protein MVLNYIWIGFFLVAFMVALLRVAGYYLQQHVDWFGSIVFDAADRDVFGAIVDSSFVMAESSVKITIYLIGIMALWLGIMKIGEKGGAVQVLARITSPFFTRIFPEVPKDHPAMGSMLMNITANMLGLDNAATPLGLKAMNELQQLNKQPDTASNAQIMFLVLNASGLTIIPVSIMGLRAAANAANPADVFLPILMATFVSTLVGLVLVSLIQRINLFHKIVLAYLGGTALFIASLFFLLAHLDKSQIEIVSRFAGSFIIFSIIIFFFLLAIRKKINLYEVFIEGAREGFEVAVKIIPYLVAMLFAIGVFRASGTLDWIVGGFQYFFAAMGFDTRFVPALPTALMKPLSGSGARGMMVETMQNYGADSFAGRLSSIFQGSTETTFYIIAVYFGSVNIRKTRYAVTAGLVADLAGVIAAIFVAYLFFGN